A region from the Pontixanthobacter aestiaquae genome encodes:
- the arfB gene encoding alternative ribosome rescue aminoacyl-tRNA hydrolase ArfB has protein sequence MISWPSASVMDDDAPSIVDRALASVQESFIASSGPGGQNVNKVSTAVQLRLNVFALRLSPPVFNRLKTLAGSKMTAKGEIVLTARSYRTQEQNREDARKRLSEMLEEAQRQPKKRKKSRVNRVGKEKRIKAKKNRGAIKANRGKVSRRDW, from the coding sequence ATGATTTCGTGGCCCTCGGCTTCAGTGATGGATGATGACGCTCCATCCATAGTCGATCGGGCATTAGCTAGCGTTCAAGAGAGCTTCATCGCCAGCTCCGGTCCGGGCGGGCAGAATGTTAACAAAGTCTCCACAGCCGTCCAACTGCGGTTGAATGTCTTCGCATTGCGGCTCAGCCCGCCCGTCTTCAATCGCCTGAAGACACTGGCAGGCAGCAAAATGACCGCCAAAGGCGAGATCGTTCTGACCGCGCGCAGCTACCGCACGCAGGAGCAAAACCGCGAGGATGCACGCAAACGCCTGAGCGAAATGCTGGAGGAAGCCCAGCGCCAGCCGAAAAAGCGCAAAAAGAGCCGCGTGAACCGTGTTGGTAAGGAAAAGAGGATCAAAGCGAAAAAGAACCGCGGGGCGATCAAGGCCAATCGCGGAAAGGTCAGCCGCCGCGACTGGTGA
- a CDS encoding LolA family protein produces the protein MNIVTSLTRKPLRTAIAGALAIALPAAILAPAAPVEAAEGDLAKAVAALRGISTMKANFTQTDRQGQTISGVMTLKRPGKIRFQYQDGVPLLVVSNGKSLTMIDYDVNQVQRWPIKNSPLGALLDPSRDVAKFGKLVPTGNKDVISVEVRDPGRPEFGVITLIFVRNAAAPGGYQLTNWVALDSQNHRTTVRLTNQRYGMSVSDTAFTYKDPRRSSRRPR, from the coding sequence ATGAACATTGTGACATCTCTCACTCGGAAGCCGCTGCGCACCGCCATAGCGGGCGCACTGGCTATTGCTTTGCCTGCGGCCATTCTGGCCCCTGCTGCACCGGTAGAGGCTGCAGAAGGTGATCTGGCGAAAGCCGTCGCTGCATTGCGCGGCATCTCTACGATGAAGGCCAACTTCACCCAGACAGACCGTCAGGGGCAGACAATTTCCGGCGTGATGACGCTGAAACGCCCAGGTAAAATCCGCTTCCAATATCAGGATGGCGTGCCCTTGCTGGTGGTTTCCAACGGCAAATCGCTGACCATGATCGATTATGACGTGAATCAGGTCCAGCGCTGGCCGATCAAGAATTCGCCGCTGGGCGCATTGCTCGATCCGAGCCGTGATGTGGCTAAATTCGGCAAGCTGGTTCCGACCGGCAACAAGGACGTGATCAGCGTAGAAGTCCGCGATCCGGGCCGTCCTGAATTTGGCGTTATTACGCTGATTTTTGTTCGCAACGCTGCGGCGCCAGGCGGATACCAGTTGACCAATTGGGTGGCTCTCGACTCGCAAAACCACCGGACCACTGTTCGGCTGACGAATCAACGGTATGGTATGTCGGTGTCTGACACGGCGTTCACGTACAAGGATCCGCGCCGCTCGTCTCGCCGCCCACGGTAA
- the rpmG gene encoding 50S ribosomal protein L33, which produces MAKPATVKIKLVSTADTGFYYTTKKNPRNITEKMTFRKYDPVVRKHVEFKEAKIK; this is translated from the coding sequence ATGGCGAAGCCAGCAACCGTCAAGATCAAGCTCGTCTCGACCGCAGACACCGGATTCTACTACACAACGAAAAAGAATCCCCGGAACATCACCGAGAAGATGACTTTCCGCAAATATGACCCCGTCGTGCGCAAGCATGTCGAGTTCAAAGAAGCGAAAATTAAGTAA
- the xth gene encoding exodeoxyribonuclease III yields the protein MVSVASWNINSVRLRMPIVAQFLTEQAPDVLCLQEIKTVEETFPFEAFNALGYTHHAIHGQKGYHGVATVSRIPMKEFSRHDWQANGEARHVGVELTGRGLGSGQDMVIENVYVPAGGDVPDREVNPKFGQKLDFLQRMTDWAETIERPTLIVGDFNIAPLESDVWSHKQLLKVVSHTPLEVETLQRFKDAHDFVDVGREFIKDPERYFSWWSYRSKDYRVGDRGRRLDHMWASPELAAKATGHSIYEDCRGWEKPSDHIPLVTEFAL from the coding sequence ATGGTTTCAGTAGCATCTTGGAATATCAATTCCGTCCGCCTGCGCATGCCGATTGTGGCGCAATTCCTTACTGAGCAAGCGCCCGATGTACTTTGCCTGCAAGAAATCAAAACGGTTGAGGAAACCTTCCCGTTCGAGGCGTTCAATGCTCTGGGCTACACGCATCATGCGATCCACGGGCAAAAGGGCTATCACGGTGTGGCGACCGTCAGCCGCATTCCGATGAAAGAATTCAGCCGCCATGATTGGCAGGCCAATGGCGAAGCCCGGCACGTTGGAGTCGAACTGACTGGCCGAGGCTTAGGGTCTGGTCAGGACATGGTGATCGAGAACGTCTATGTCCCTGCGGGCGGCGATGTACCGGATCGCGAAGTGAACCCGAAATTCGGCCAGAAGCTGGACTTCTTACAGCGCATGACCGATTGGGCCGAAACAATTGAGCGTCCGACGCTGATCGTCGGCGATTTCAACATAGCGCCACTCGAGAGCGATGTGTGGAGCCATAAGCAATTGCTTAAAGTGGTCAGCCACACACCACTTGAAGTCGAAACACTGCAGCGCTTCAAAGACGCGCATGACTTTGTCGATGTCGGCCGCGAATTTATCAAAGATCCTGAGCGCTATTTCAGCTGGTGGAGCTATCGTTCAAAAGATTACCGCGTCGGTGATCGCGGACGGCGCTTGGACCATATGTGGGCCTCGCCCGAACTGGCAGCCAAAGCCACTGGTCACAGCATTTATGAAGATTGCCGAGGCTGGGAAAAGCCATCGGATCATATTCCGCTGGTAACGGAGTTTGCTCTCTGA